A stretch of Nymphalis io chromosome 29, ilAglIoxx1.1, whole genome shotgun sequence DNA encodes these proteins:
- the LOC126779426 gene encoding uncharacterized protein LOC126779426, which yields MTQSRPYLKGLGQFTIVSLSTLIAVCIFDNLRVELQFHVVPDYEVCSDILIGMNLVEDTNLSVRVNSRGATLIHQPVIHHMRTQCKKFDKIDFDLTDDNQIGQLKIFLNKCQHLFIRGYPQSRVNTGELLIRLKDENKFVERRPYRLSPVEREKVREIVSDRLEHNIIRESKSPFSSPIILVKKKNGKDRMCVDYRELNQNTLRDPLPIISDQIDQIAGCIY from the exons ATGACGCAGTCGAGGCC GTATTTAAAAGGATTAGGACAATTCACGATAGTGTCTCTTTCAACACTTATAGCGGTTTGTATTTTCGATAATTTAAGAGTTGAACTTCAATTTCACGTGGTCCCGGACTACGAAGTTTGCTCAGACATTTTGATAGGAATGAATCTTGTTGAGGACACAAATCTGAGCGTCAGAGTAAATTCTCGAGGTGCAACTTTAATCCACCAACCAGTGATTCACCACATGCGAACTCAATgtaaaaaatttgataaaattgacTTTGACTTAACGGATGATAATCAAATCGGTCAATTAAAAATCTTTCTGAATAAATGCCAACATTTGTTTATACGTGGCTATCCACAGTCACGTGTCAATACTGGCGAACTTTTGATACGCCTAAAAGATGAAAATAAGTTTGTCGAGCGTAGACCATATCGATTAAGTCCAGTAGAGCGGGAGAAGGTGCGCGAAATAGTCTCTGATCGTCTCgaacataatattattcgtGAAAGTAAATCTCCTTTCTCTAGTCCAATAATATTGGTTAAGAAGAAGAACGGTAAGGATCGCATGTGCGTGGATTACCGGGAATTGAATCAGAATACGCTAAGAGATCCATTGCCAATTATTTCTGATCAGATAGACCAAATAGCAGGGTGTATTTATTAG
- the LOC126779765 gene encoding histone H2B-like: MPPKTSGKAAKKSGKAQKNISKSDKKKKHKRKESYAIYVYKVLKQFHPGISSKAMSIMNSFVINIFERIAAEASRRAHYNKRSTITSREVQKSVKLLLPGKLAKHAVSEGTKAVTKYSSSK, encoded by the coding sequence ATGCCGCCCAAGACTAGCGGAAAGGCCGCCAAGAAATCAGGCAAAGCTCAGAAGAATATCTCCAAATCGGATAAGAAGAAGAAGCATAAGAGGAAGGAGAGCTACGCCATCTACGTTTACAAAGTTCTGAAACAGTTTCATCCCGGTATCTCGAGTAAGGCCATGTCGATCATGAACTCGTTCGTGATCAACATCTTCGAGCGCATCGCCGCCGAGGCTTCTCGTCGCGCTCACTACAACAAGCGATCGACGATTACATCGAGGGAGGTACAGAAGTCGGTGAAGCTGCTCCTACCTGGCAAGCTCGCCAAGCACGCCGTAAGCGAAGGCACTAAGGCCGTAACGAAGTACTCGAGCTCTAAGTAA